A part of Ziziphus jujuba cultivar Dongzao chromosome 8, ASM3175591v1 genomic DNA contains:
- the LOC125418279 gene encoding UDP-glucosyltransferase 29-like — MMDAMQKTAIKVLMLPWLAHGHISPFLELAKKLIHSSQRNFHVYLCSSPVNLDSIRLKFSCDPKLSNSIELVELHLPSTPELPPHHHTTKGLPPHLMPNLMKAFEMTRSDFTNILETQKPDLIIHDFLPPWVHDVASSMNIPNIAFITSGASIMNFSFHFTNNKIDEFPFPEICPDSLIKKFNQLRETSLKDDVGGKPLHFYETSCKIILIKSFRELEGKYIDYLSTSFGKKVVPVGPLVPDPVDDNEGMDIINWLDKKEKSSTILVSFGSECYLSKQDMKEIAHGLELSKVNFIWVIRFPEGEEEKLEDALPEGYLERVRERGMVVENWAPQVKILNHANTGGFVSHCGWGSLMESIKFGVPIIAMPMQFDQPMNARLAEVSGIGLEIKMDNDNGRIEREAMAKVIKQVVIEETGEVIRKKAREMSDCIKIKGEEEIDGAVQELLKLSEM; from the coding sequence ATGATGGATGCCATGCAGAAGACTGCTATCAAAGTTCTAATGCTTCCATGGTTGGCTCATGGCCATATATCTCCATTCCTAGAGCTAGCCAAGAAGCTTATTCACAGTAGTCAAAGAAACTTTCATGTATATTTGTGTTCTTCTCCGGTAAATCTTGATTCAATCAGATTAAAATTTTCGTGTGATCCAAAGTTGTCCAATTCTATAGAACTAGTAGAGCTTCATCTTCCATCAACTCCTGAGCTTCCTCCTCACCACCACACAACCAAAGGCCTCCCACCACATCTCATGCCTAATCTCATGAAAGCCTTTGAAATGACAAGGTCTGACTTCACCAATATACTTGAAACCCAAAAACCAGATTTGATTATTCATGATTTTCTCCCTCCATGGGTACATGATGTAGCTTCTTCAATGAATATTCCAAATATTGCCTTCATTACTAGTGGAGCTTCTATAATgaatttttcctttcattttacCAACAACAAAATCGATGAGTTTCCATTTCCAGAAATCTGTCCAGATTCTTTGATAAAGAAGTTTAACCAATTGCGCGAAACTTCTTTGAAAGACGATGTGGGTGGTAAGCCTCTCCATTTCTATGAAACATCCTGTAAAATCATTCTGATAAAGTCTTTTAGAGAACTTGAAGGGAAATATATTGATTATCTCTCTACTTCTTTTGGCAAGAAGGTTGTCCCGGTTGGTCCTCTAGTTCCAGACCCAGTCGACGACAATGAAGGGATGGACATCATCAATTGGCTtgacaagaaagaaaaatcatcaacaatTTTGGTGTCCTTTGGAAGTGAATGCTATTTGTCAAAGCAAGATATGAAGGAGATAGCTCATGGTCTAGAGCTTAGCAAGGTGAATTTCATATGGGTTATTAGGTTTCCAGAAGGAGAGGAAGAGAAGCTTGAAGATGCGCTTCCAGAAGGTTATTTAGAAAGGGTAAGAGAAAGAGGAATGGTCGTTGAAAATTGGGCACCACAAGTTAAGATTCTTAACCATGCAAATACTGGTGGGTTTGTGAGCCATTGTGGATGGGGTTCATTAATGGAAAGCATAAAATTTGGAGTCCCAATAATAGCAATGCCTATGCAATTTGATCAGCCAATGAATGCTAGACTAGCAGAGGTTTCTGGGATTGGTCTGGAGATTAAGATGGACAATGATAACGGAAGGATTGAAAGGGAAGCTATGGCAAAAGTGATCAAACAAGTTGTGATTGAAGAAACTGGGGAGGTTATTAGGAAGAAAGCAAGAGAAATGAGTGATTGCATAAAAATCAAAGGTGAGGAAGAGATTGATGGGGCTGTTCAAGAACTTTTGAAGCTTTCTGAGATGTAA
- the LOC132805035 gene encoding UDP-glucosyltransferase 29-like — MVDAAQRRTMKVVMFPWLAHGHITPYLELAKKLAQRNFQIFFCSSPINLNSIKHKLSDHPNTSKYSIELVELHLPSLHDLPPQYHTMKGLPPHLFPTLIKALDMARPEFANLLQALKPDLLIYDMLPLWAPDAGSSLNIPSVCFITGGAATVSFMFHEIKNRDGDYPFPEICPEHLKLKFAQMRKSTTSSSDGQEGGMKLVQLYEKSSNIILIKSFRDLEGKYMDYLSVIFGQKIVPVGPLVPEPIDDQEGMEIINWLDKKEKSSTVFVSFGSECYLSKEDREEMAYGLELSKVNFIWVIRFPEGEKMKLEDALPNGFLERVRQKGKIVEDWAPQVKILNRPSIGGFVSHCGWGSLMESLNFGVPIIAMAMQVDQPWNARLAEVSGIALEIKRDSNNGKIERENVAKVINEVVVEKTGEDIRRKAKDMSENIKRKAEEEMNEVERELLQLCEI, encoded by the coding sequence ATGGTGGATGCTGCACAGAGGAGAACTATGAAAGTTGTAATGTTTCCATGGCTGGCTCATGGTCACATAACTCCCTATCTAGAGTTGGCCAAAAAGCTTGCTCAAAGAAATTTTCAAATCTTTTTCTGTTCTTCTCCTATCAAtctcaattccatcaaacaCAAACTTTCTGACCATCCAAACACCTCCAAATATTCCATTGAACTTGTGGAGCTTCATCTCCCTTCCCTTCATGATCTTCCACCACAATACCACACCATGAAAGGCCTCCCACCCCATCTCTTTCCCACCTTGATCAAGGCCTTGGACATGGCAAGACCTGAATTTGCCAATCTCCTTCAAGCCCTCAAACCAGATTTGCTAATCTATGATATGCTTCCACTTTGGGCACCAGATGCAGGCTCTTCTCTGAATATCCCATCTGTTTGTTTCATTACTGGTGGAGCTGCAACGGTCTCTTTCATGTTCCATGAAATCAAGAACAGAGATGGTGACTACCCATTTCCAGAAATCTGTCCTGAGCACTTGAAATTAAAGTTTGCCCAGATGAGAAAAAGTACCACTTCTTCATCTGATGGCCAAGAAGGAGGTATGAAACTTGTCCAATTGTATGAAAAATCTTCAAATATCATTCTGATTAAGTCTTTTAGAGATCTAGAGGGGAAATATATGGATTACCTTTCGGTCATTTTTGGGCAAAAGATTGTCCCAGTTGGTCCTCTTGTTCCAGAACCCATCGATGATCAAGAGGGAATGGAAATCATCAACTGGCTTGACAAGAAAGAGAAATCTTCAACTGTGTTTGTGTCATTTGGAAGTGAGTGTTATCTGTCTAAGGAAGATAGGGAGGAAATGGCTTATGGGCTAGAGCTTAGCAAGGTGAATTTCATATGGGTTATTAGGTTTCCAGAGGGAGAGAAAATGAAGCTTGAAGATGCACTTCCTAATGGGTTTTTGGAAAGGGTAAGACAGAAGGGGAAGATAGTGGAAGATTGGGCCCCCCAAGTGAAGATTCTAAACCGTCCAAGTATTGGTGGTTTTGTGAGTCATTGTGGTTGGGGTTCACTCATGGAGAGCTTAAATTTTGGTGTACCAATTATAGCAATGGCTATGCAAGTAGATCAGCCATGGAATGCTAGACTAGCAGAGGTTTCCGGGATTGCTTTGGAGATAAAGAGGGACAGTAACAATGGGAAGATTGAAAGAGAAAATGTAGCTAAAGTTATAAATGAAGTAGTGGTGGAAAAAACAGGGGAGGATATTAGAAGGAAAGCAAAAGATAtgagtgaaaatattaaaaggaaAGCTGAGGAAGAAATGAATGAAGTGGAGAGAGAACTTTTACAGCTTTGTGAAATCTGA